In Thiovibrio frasassiensis, one DNA window encodes the following:
- a CDS encoding BON domain-containing protein, which produces MKLLSLFVNVLLVTLLVSFLGCASTAKQEGTGEYFDDSVITAKVKAEIFNDASLKSSEINVETFKGVVQLSGFVNSQADINRAVAVARTVKGVSSVKNNMLVKQSKKKVIEGC; this is translated from the coding sequence ATGAAGCTATTGAGCCTGTTTGTTAACGTTCTTCTCGTTACTCTGCTGGTATCATTTCTCGGCTGTGCCTCCACGGCAAAGCAAGAGGGAACCGGAGAGTATTTTGACGACTCGGTCATTACCGCCAAGGTAAAGGCGGAAATTTTCAACGACGCATCCCTGAAGTCCAGCGAGATCAACGTGGAAACGTTCAAAGGCGTGGTGCAGTTGAGTGGCTTCGTCAATTCCCAGGCCGATATTAATCGGGCGGTCGCAGTTGCCCGTACCGTTAAGGGGGTCTCCTCGGTTAAGAACAACATGTTGGTTAAGCAGTCGAAGAAAAAGGTTATTGAGGGTTGCTGA